One segment of Candidatus Polarisedimenticolia bacterium DNA contains the following:
- a CDS encoding translocation/assembly module TamB domain-containing protein: protein MTRGRLTTLTLTVAAVIAAAVFGLPRAKRWGEGRLRRVLEERASAFCGAPVRIGRLTLELVPAGIHLESIDVERRGNRGSEATASAGRLTVRASILTFLRARPGPVTVRIERPSVKVLLAEGRPFDLSSLLGGASGGSGGPGASPGAGGLGGSAAWLAAVPAGSSLAIKDGVADIELVGRSRARLAGLRLDASPGPAGRVAGRMSFDKGDYQGPGGAWQGLSGDTAFTASPAEVRFDPLAIHADGLDLSGRATLGLDGPPALEGALDGAVQLDRLARFLPEGSAPAGQLRVSLQGSLGRGKTEARGGLEIGNLGLWGISVGTLRSDVLIDETVHLRGLRAHLLGGEATGSADITLTGGGFEAETELRVDGVDVAQVLEHAAWTGPPLTGTIHYSGRHHIGSGGIASLRGSGVLDAVGQYRSGRGNDLPLEVTAGLVTEGGSLRLTNGSLRAGSTRAGFSGTVAPGEGIRLKLTGGTGNLTEILPLFAPPGRKPPRPDARPPGGKDPGGRPAARPATRRAPRIEAVILPLVQLGVGPSIRPGQYSDTLLASWPPRPPRSRSSNHGRVVRTAATPVAARSGAVPEDDGALVRITRLLGGRWEWDGDLGYGKAGVEFDGTLRGFDLTYRGVAIGSLRARIAYHDGALAFEEGDLRLDDASYVTLHGRIDFGGEGSVTVEAAATNFPLEPALAALGIPAPARGRLTGPVVITGRPDALAGRATVESAPFALAGLEFDRLQGDLIFTPDLLEFSAVTLSRGPGRLAVEGRIPYVAGDWLPAEGEAPAGLALNGHDLDLSLDSKARALGLQGTASLEGRIEGALAAPGGSITIQAVDVQARGARIGEVRGRLDLEGRAARLELHAPARGLSITGRIGFGAEEPSDLRAVLSGTELNGQEIVHGSPEDARLLLSGEVQARGPLASPERLEARAVLDRVEVSMAGMRLVARAPMEVALHEGKLALAPVAFGGEGSEVELRGMLDPGAAGLIDFAASGGVDLKLLRLFVKGLQASGTAQFSMQVGGPLASPVFEGSLQAEAEAIRHPDLPFPISRLHAAAVFEENRLKIETLEFLAGGGLVQGTGEVLLGDLERSESPFAIRRAAVRFQGANVHADLPDGLRSTSDVDVTLSRERGETRLSGTIDLIRSVYGKDFRLDKGMGPARAGDSLRAEPGGPLAGIHLDLLIRAQQDAWLRNDFGTIEGQGELRVRGTSDHPTLSGRITAVEGGTIRFRNVSYRVLAGSMDFTDPEVIDPVYDLQAETHVSEYQITLHAEGTMGDFRYELSSNPPLPEQDIVALLLTGRTLGAFGQEGGGLAEETISSYLTGRLTGELTDRMTGRAGIDLFSIDPLQANAQGDPTTRITLGKQVTPDLFVAYSSDLSSTQGAIYQLDYALSRDFHFASLRDRDGSIGGDFKYILRGKPPVLPGIVEPPPPPPILGTIKIDGVLRMREARVRRILRVRKGRPRDRSAINQGVDRLLKSYRDRGYLMADVDYHETRAADGSAEMTFHVRSGPRVAIVFDGTRGRAALRLEIEPLWQKGLFMEDIVEQARTRVETLLKDRGYQKASVASKIERHDPDLARVRFTVTRGPRTRAREVRVEGASRMAEKDIRKVLRTVPDGPLTRGLVRDAILARDAAAVLSLYLSRGFPFARVPPPGVVLDETGRTAEVTFRIEEGPRVVFGPARFEGARAFYPALLDKAVAFKPGEPYTAEAIDAAIVGLRRLYDVHGYPDARISRSPMQAGAAEAPAPADYPVVEQPLFVIEEGRHQMVGDVRVAGNVLTHDEVIRKALTVEPGRSLSRGELQASQTRLYGRGVFRSVAVEPEPLPAGPPESAAPQGIVKRDVLVSVRELAPLTQVFGLGYDSEEKLRGQYEISNRNIFGSGRYLGLQARASDVQQRGALSYREKGLFGGRHDLLASAFAENEKRPAFDVRTIGSSIQMSRRITRATRTLYRFSLKDVDLSDTTAAFEGSTLRLASLATSALHDTRDAPFDPLRGHYLSGEVQFFGRGIGSEADFVKMYAQIYRFKQVFPRTVWAQALRAGAAIPFGRSKDDPAATGDALSGVPPTERFFAGGDTTVRGFKRDHLGPDVNGDPVGGEGLFVFNQELRFPIFRMLGGVVFYDAGNVYRTLTEYDVRDVRHVAGFGLRLATPIGPFRVEYGAILDREPDESRGELFFSIGQAF from the coding sequence GTGACCCGCGGTCGCCTCACGACACTCACGCTCACGGTCGCCGCCGTGATCGCCGCGGCGGTTTTCGGGCTGCCCCGTGCCAAGCGCTGGGGCGAGGGGAGGCTGCGCCGGGTCCTCGAAGAGCGCGCCAGCGCATTCTGCGGAGCCCCTGTGCGCATCGGGCGGCTCACCCTCGAGCTCGTGCCCGCCGGAATCCATCTGGAATCGATCGACGTGGAACGCCGCGGCAACCGCGGTTCGGAGGCGACCGCCTCCGCGGGCCGCCTGACGGTCCGCGCCTCGATTCTGACCTTCCTGCGCGCCAGGCCCGGCCCGGTGACCGTCCGGATCGAGCGCCCGAGCGTCAAGGTCCTTCTCGCCGAGGGACGGCCGTTCGACCTCTCCTCCCTGCTGGGCGGTGCGTCCGGGGGATCAGGCGGTCCGGGGGCTTCGCCCGGGGCCGGCGGCCTTGGCGGCTCCGCGGCGTGGCTGGCCGCGGTGCCGGCCGGCTCGTCGCTTGCGATCAAGGACGGTGTCGCGGACATCGAGCTGGTGGGCAGGTCGCGGGCCCGGCTGGCCGGGCTGCGACTCGATGCCAGCCCCGGGCCGGCCGGCCGGGTGGCGGGCCGCATGTCCTTCGACAAGGGGGACTACCAGGGACCGGGCGGCGCCTGGCAGGGTCTCAGCGGGGACACCGCCTTCACGGCCTCGCCCGCCGAGGTCCGTTTCGATCCTCTGGCGATCCACGCCGACGGCCTGGATCTCTCGGGCCGCGCCACGCTGGGCCTCGACGGCCCGCCCGCTCTCGAAGGCGCCCTCGATGGAGCCGTCCAGCTCGATCGGCTGGCGCGCTTCCTCCCCGAAGGCTCGGCACCCGCCGGCCAGCTCCGGGTCTCGCTCCAGGGCAGCCTGGGCCGCGGGAAAACCGAGGCGCGCGGCGGCCTCGAGATCGGCAACCTCGGCCTCTGGGGAATTTCCGTGGGCACCCTGCGCAGCGACGTGCTGATCGACGAGACGGTGCACCTGCGGGGCCTGCGGGCCCACCTTCTCGGCGGCGAAGCAACCGGATCGGCCGACATCACCCTCACCGGAGGCGGCTTCGAGGCGGAGACCGAGCTGCGTGTCGACGGCGTCGACGTGGCGCAGGTCCTGGAGCATGCCGCCTGGACGGGGCCGCCTCTCACCGGCACGATCCACTACAGCGGCCGGCACCATATCGGCAGCGGCGGGATCGCCAGCCTGCGAGGCTCCGGTGTCCTCGACGCCGTCGGCCAGTACCGCTCGGGACGCGGAAACGACCTGCCGCTGGAGGTCACCGCCGGGCTCGTCACCGAGGGGGGCTCCCTGCGGCTCACGAACGGGTCGTTGCGCGCCGGTTCGACCCGCGCCGGGTTCTCGGGCACGGTGGCGCCGGGCGAAGGCATCCGCCTGAAGCTCACGGGGGGCACCGGAAACCTGACGGAAATCCTCCCGCTCTTTGCGCCCCCCGGCAGGAAACCGCCGCGCCCGGACGCGCGACCACCGGGCGGCAAGGACCCCGGGGGACGTCCCGCCGCGCGTCCCGCGACCCGCCGCGCCCCTCGCATCGAGGCCGTCATCCTGCCACTTGTACAGCTAGGAGTGGGTCCGAGTATTCGGCCGGGCCAATACTCGGACACACTCCTTGCCTCCTGGCCGCCGCGCCCCCCGCGTTCGCGGTCCTCGAATCACGGCCGGGTTGTCCGCACGGCCGCGACCCCCGTCGCGGCCCGGTCAGGTGCCGTGCCGGAAGACGACGGCGCGCTCGTGCGCATCACGCGGTTGCTCGGCGGCCGCTGGGAATGGGACGGCGATCTCGGCTACGGCAAGGCGGGCGTGGAGTTCGACGGAACGCTGCGCGGCTTCGACCTGACCTACCGGGGCGTCGCGATCGGATCGCTGCGGGCGCGCATTGCCTACCACGACGGCGCCCTGGCCTTCGAGGAGGGGGACCTGCGGCTCGACGACGCGTCGTACGTGACGCTGCACGGGCGCATCGATTTTGGCGGCGAGGGATCGGTCACAGTCGAAGCCGCCGCCACGAATTTTCCGCTGGAGCCGGCGCTGGCGGCTCTCGGGATCCCGGCTCCGGCGCGCGGGCGACTGACCGGCCCGGTCGTCATCACCGGCCGGCCGGACGCCCTGGCCGGACGGGCCACCGTCGAGTCGGCGCCGTTCGCCCTGGCCGGGCTGGAGTTCGATCGCCTGCAGGGCGATCTGATCTTCACGCCCGACCTGCTCGAGTTCTCTGCCGTGACACTCTCCCGGGGACCGGGCCGTCTCGCGGTGGAGGGACGGATCCCCTATGTCGCCGGCGACTGGCTGCCGGCGGAGGGGGAGGCGCCGGCGGGGCTGGCGCTCAACGGCCATGATCTGGATCTCTCCCTCGATTCGAAGGCGCGCGCCCTGGGGCTCCAGGGCACGGCGTCCCTGGAGGGGCGGATCGAAGGGGCCCTGGCGGCGCCGGGGGGATCGATCACCATTCAGGCCGTCGACGTGCAGGCGCGCGGCGCGCGCATCGGGGAGGTGCGGGGACGGCTCGATCTCGAAGGCCGCGCCGCCCGGCTCGAGCTGCACGCGCCCGCCCGCGGCCTGTCGATCACCGGCCGGATCGGGTTCGGCGCCGAGGAGCCGTCCGACCTCCGCGCCGTCCTGTCCGGGACGGAGCTCAATGGCCAGGAGATCGTCCACGGCTCGCCCGAGGACGCGCGCCTCCTGCTGTCGGGCGAGGTCCAGGCACGCGGCCCTCTGGCCTCCCCGGAGCGACTCGAGGCGCGGGCGGTCCTCGATCGGGTCGAGGTCTCCATGGCGGGGATGCGTCTCGTGGCGCGGGCGCCCATGGAGGTGGCCCTGCACGAGGGGAAACTGGCCCTCGCTCCGGTCGCCTTCGGCGGCGAGGGGAGCGAGGTCGAGCTGCGCGGCATGCTGGATCCCGGAGCCGCCGGCCTGATCGATTTCGCCGCCTCCGGCGGAGTCGACCTGAAGCTCCTGCGCCTCTTCGTCAAGGGACTCCAGGCGAGCGGCACGGCGCAGTTCTCCATGCAGGTGGGGGGCCCGCTGGCGTCCCCGGTGTTCGAGGGGAGCCTCCAGGCGGAGGCGGAGGCGATCCGCCACCCGGACCTGCCATTCCCGATCAGCCGGTTGCATGCCGCGGCCGTCTTCGAGGAGAACCGCCTGAAGATCGAGACCCTCGAATTCCTGGCGGGAGGCGGCCTGGTGCAGGGGACGGGCGAGGTGCTCCTGGGGGACCTGGAGCGATCGGAGTCGCCGTTCGCCATCCGCCGGGCCGCGGTCCGCTTCCAGGGGGCGAACGTGCATGCCGATCTGCCCGACGGCCTGCGCTCGACGTCGGATGTGGACGTGACCCTGAGCCGGGAGCGCGGAGAGACCCGGCTCTCGGGGACGATCGATCTCATCCGCAGCGTGTACGGGAAGGATTTTCGCCTGGACAAGGGGATGGGTCCGGCGCGCGCGGGGGACTCTCTGCGGGCCGAGCCCGGAGGTCCGCTCGCCGGCATCCATCTCGACCTCCTGATCCGCGCCCAGCAGGACGCCTGGCTGCGCAACGACTTCGGCACGATCGAGGGGCAGGGGGAGCTGCGCGTCCGCGGCACCTCGGACCACCCCACGCTGTCCGGCCGGATCACCGCCGTCGAGGGAGGGACCATCCGCTTCCGCAACGTGTCCTACCGCGTCCTCGCCGGCAGCATGGACTTCACCGATCCCGAGGTGATCGACCCGGTGTACGACCTGCAGGCGGAGACCCACGTTTCCGAATACCAGATCACCCTCCACGCCGAGGGGACGATGGGCGATTTCCGCTACGAGCTGTCGAGCAACCCGCCCTTGCCCGAGCAAGACATCGTGGCCCTCCTGCTCACCGGGCGCACCCTCGGGGCCTTCGGCCAGGAAGGGGGGGGCCTCGCCGAGGAGACGATTTCCTCCTACCTGACCGGGCGCCTGACCGGCGAGCTGACCGACCGGATGACGGGACGGGCGGGAATCGACCTGTTCAGCATCGATCCACTGCAGGCGAACGCCCAGGGCGATCCGACGACGCGCATCACCCTGGGCAAGCAGGTCACGCCCGATCTCTTCGTGGCCTACTCGAGCGACCTGAGCTCGACCCAGGGGGCGATCTACCAGCTCGACTACGCCCTGAGCCGCGACTTTCACTTCGCCAGCCTGCGCGACCGCGACGGCTCCATCGGCGGTGACTTCAAATACATCCTCAGGGGGAAGCCGCCAGTGCTGCCGGGGATCGTCGAGCCCCCCCCTCCTCCGCCGATCCTGGGGACTATCAAGATCGACGGCGTCCTGAGGATGAGGGAGGCGAGGGTGCGCCGCATCCTGCGCGTCCGGAAGGGGAGGCCGCGCGATCGCTCGGCCATCAACCAGGGCGTCGATCGCCTCCTGAAGAGCTACCGCGATCGCGGCTACCTGATGGCCGACGTCGATTACCACGAGACGCGGGCGGCGGACGGCAGCGCCGAGATGACCTTTCACGTGCGGTCCGGACCGCGCGTCGCGATCGTCTTCGACGGGACCCGGGGGCGGGCCGCGCTGCGCCTGGAGATCGAGCCGTTGTGGCAGAAGGGCCTGTTCATGGAGGACATCGTCGAGCAGGCGCGGACCCGCGTCGAGACGCTCCTCAAGGACCGGGGGTACCAGAAGGCCTCGGTCGCCTCGAAGATCGAGCGGCACGATCCGGACCTCGCTCGCGTCCGCTTCACCGTGACCCGCGGCCCTCGCACCCGGGCCAGGGAGGTGCGCGTCGAGGGCGCGTCGCGGATGGCGGAGAAGGACATCCGCAAGGTCCTCCGGACGGTCCCCGACGGCCCGCTGACGCGGGGCCTGGTGCGCGACGCGATCCTGGCGCGGGACGCCGCCGCGGTCCTGTCGCTCTACCTGTCGCGCGGCTTCCCCTTCGCCAGGGTCCCTCCGCCCGGGGTGGTCCTCGACGAGACGGGGCGCACGGCGGAGGTGACGTTCCGCATCGAGGAGGGTCCCCGGGTGGTGTTCGGCCCCGCGCGCTTCGAGGGCGCCAGGGCCTTCTACCCCGCGCTGCTCGACAAGGCGGTCGCGTTCAAGCCGGGGGAGCCGTACACCGCGGAGGCGATCGACGCGGCCATCGTCGGCCTGCGCCGACTGTACGACGTGCACGGGTATCCGGACGCCCGCATCTCCCGGAGCCCCATGCAGGCCGGCGCCGCGGAGGCCCCGGCTCCCGCGGACTACCCTGTCGTCGAGCAGCCGCTGTTCGTGATCGAGGAGGGCCGGCATCAGATGGTCGGCGACGTGCGAGTGGCCGGCAACGTCCTGACGCACGACGAGGTGATCCGGAAGGCACTGACCGTCGAGCCGGGCAGGTCGTTGAGCCGCGGCGAGCTGCAGGCCAGCCAGACACGACTGTACGGACGCGGGGTGTTCCGATCGGTGGCGGTCGAGCCGGAGCCCCTCCCCGCCGGCCCGCCGGAGAGCGCGGCACCTCAGGGGATCGTGAAGCGTGACGTGCTCGTGTCGGTGCGCGAATTGGCCCCTCTGACGCAGGTGTTCGGGCTGGGGTACGACAGCGAAGAGAAGCTGCGCGGCCAGTACGAGATATCGAACCGCAACATCTTTGGAAGCGGCCGCTATCTGGGCCTGCAGGCCCGCGCCAGCGACGTGCAGCAGCGCGGCGCCCTGTCGTACCGCGAGAAGGGGCTCTTCGGGGGTCGTCACGACCTGCTGGCCTCGGCCTTCGCGGAGAACGAGAAGCGTCCGGCGTTCGACGTGCGGACCATCGGGTCATCGATCCAGATGAGCCGCCGCATCACGCGCGCCACACGCACCCTGTACCGCTTCTCGCTCAAGGACGTGGACCTCTCCGATACGACGGCGGCCTTCGAGGGGTCGACGCTGCGCCTGGCGAGCCTCGCCACCTCCGCCTTGCATGACACGCGCGACGCGCCGTTCGATCCCCTGCGCGGGCACTACCTGAGCGGCGAGGTGCAGTTCTTCGGTCGCGGGATAGGCTCGGAGGCGGACTTCGTGAAGATGTACGCCCAGATTTACCGCTTCAAGCAGGTGTTTCCCCGGACCGTCTGGGCCCAGGCGCTGCGCGCCGGAGCCGCCATCCCGTTCGGGCGCTCGAAGGACGACCCGGCCGCAACCGGAGACGCGCTGTCGGGCGTGCCTCCCACCGAGCGCTTCTTCGCCGGCGGCGACACGACCGTGCGCGGCTTCAAGCGCGACCACCTCGGCCCGGACGTCAACGGCGACCCGGTCGGCGGCGAGGGGCTGTTCGTCTTCAACCAGGAGCTGCGCTTTCCGATCTTCCGGATGCTGGGAGGCGTCGTCTTCTACGATGCCGGCAACGTCTATCGAACGCTGACGGAGTACGACGTCCGGGACGTGCGCCACGTCGCCGGGTTCGGGCTTCGCCTGGCGACGCCGATCGGCCCGTTCCGCGTGGAATACGGCGCCATCCTCGATCGCGAGCCTGACGAGTCGCGGGGGGAACTGTTCTTCTCGATCGGGCAGGCGTTCTGA